The Leclercia sp. S52 genome has a segment encoding these proteins:
- a CDS encoding MalY/PatB family protein, whose amino-acid sequence MFDFSTVVDRHGTWCTQWDYIADRFGAADLLPFTISDMDFATAPCIIDALQARIGHGVFGYSRWKNDEFLTAVAHWFRQRFNSTIDTSTIVYGPSVIYMVSELIRQWSDAGDGVVIHTPAYDAFYNAIAGNNRQVVSVGLHKAAEGWQCDMAELEAVLAQPQNKILLLCSPHNPTGKVWTRGELTTMAELCARHGVAVISDEIHMDMVWGNHQHTPWCKVALGKWALLTSGSKSFNIPALTGAYGLIGDDVSRTAYLQALKGRDGLSSPSVLGLVAHIAAYQQGEEWLDELRAYLEANLRYVADSLNAAFPALNWQPPEATYLAWVDLRPLNIDDKALQKVLIEQQKVAIMPGYTYGDEGNGFIRLNAGCPRSKLEEGVKRLIAGINTLR is encoded by the coding sequence ATGTTTGATTTTTCTACCGTCGTGGATCGTCACGGCACCTGGTGTACCCAGTGGGACTACATTGCCGACCGCTTCGGTGCCGCGGATCTGCTGCCCTTTACCATCTCGGATATGGATTTTGCCACCGCCCCCTGCATCATCGACGCCCTGCAAGCCCGCATCGGCCACGGAGTGTTTGGCTACAGCCGCTGGAAAAATGACGAATTCCTGACCGCCGTTGCCCACTGGTTCCGCCAGCGCTTTAACAGCACCATTGATACCAGCACCATCGTCTATGGCCCGTCGGTGATCTATATGGTGTCTGAGCTGATCCGCCAGTGGTCGGACGCCGGCGACGGGGTGGTGATCCATACCCCGGCTTACGACGCCTTTTACAACGCCATTGCGGGGAATAACCGTCAGGTGGTCTCCGTCGGTCTGCACAAAGCGGCGGAAGGCTGGCAGTGCGATATGGCCGAACTGGAAGCGGTGCTGGCCCAGCCGCAGAACAAAATTCTGCTGCTCTGTAGCCCGCACAATCCGACCGGCAAGGTCTGGACCCGGGGCGAGTTAACGACCATGGCTGAACTCTGCGCGCGACACGGCGTAGCGGTGATTAGCGATGAGATCCATATGGACATGGTGTGGGGCAACCATCAGCACACCCCCTGGTGCAAGGTAGCGCTGGGTAAATGGGCGCTGCTGACCTCCGGTTCCAAGAGCTTCAATATTCCGGCACTTACCGGCGCTTACGGCCTGATTGGCGATGACGTCAGCCGCACGGCGTATCTCCAGGCGCTGAAGGGGCGCGACGGGCTCTCCTCACCGTCGGTGCTGGGGCTGGTAGCGCATATCGCCGCCTACCAGCAGGGCGAAGAATGGCTGGATGAATTGCGCGCTTATCTGGAGGCGAATTTACGCTATGTGGCCGACAGTCTGAATGCCGCCTTCCCGGCGTTAAACTGGCAGCCGCCTGAGGCGACCTATCTGGCGTGGGTCGATCTTCGTCCGCTCAATATTGACGATAAGGCACTGCAGAAGGTGCTGATTGAGCAGCAAAAAGTGGCGATCATGCCGGGATATACCTACGGCGATGAGGGTAATGGTTTTATCCGCCTTAACGCCGGATGCCCGCGCAGCAAACTTGAGGAAGGTGTGAAGCGCCTGATTGCCGGGATTAACACCCTGCGGTGA
- the ydgT gene encoding transcription modulator YdgT, which yields MTVQDYLLKFRKINSLESLEKLFDHLNYSLSDNQEIISMYRAADHRRAELVSGGRLFNIGEVPKSVWRYVL from the coding sequence ATGACCGTTCAGGACTATTTATTAAAATTTCGCAAGATTAATTCTCTCGAAAGTCTGGAAAAGCTGTTTGATCATCTCAACTACAGCCTGAGCGATAACCAGGAGATCATCAGCATGTACCGCGCTGCGGATCACCGCCGGGCGGAACTGGTCTCTGGCGGGCGTTTGTTCAACATTGGCGAAGTCCCTAAATCCGTGTGGCGTTACGTGCTCTAA
- the blr gene encoding division septum protein Blr, which yields MNRIIELAGWIVLGVSVILLGIASHIDNYQPPEPVNSVTQAKPHALIKNSDI from the coding sequence ATTAATCGAATTATTGAGTTAGCCGGGTGGATTGTGTTGGGCGTGTCGGTGATATTGCTGGGGATCGCCAGTCATATCGATAACTATCAACCGCCAGAGCCGGTCAATAGCGTCACTCAAGCTAAGCCGCATGCACTGATCAAAAATAGTGACATATGA
- the dtpA gene encoding dipeptide/tripeptide permease DtpA → MSTANNKPAEESVSLNAFKQPKSFYLIFSIELWERFGYYGLQGIMAVYLVKQLGMSEADSITLFSSFSALVYGLVAIGGWLGDKVLGTKRVILLGAIVLAIGYGLVAWSGHDAGVVYMGMATIAVGNGLFKANPSSLLSTCYNKDDPRLDGAFTMYYMAINIGSFFSMLATPWLAAKFGWSVAFALSFVGMLITVVNFLFCRSWVKDYGSKPDFAPVQMGKLLATIVGVVILVAVATWLLHNQGIARAVLGVVALGIVCIFAKEAFAMQGAARRKMIVAFILMVEAIVFFVLYSQMPTSLNFFAIRNVEHSILGIAFEPEQFQALNPFWIMIGSPILAAIYNKMGDRLPMPHKFAVGMVLCSGAFLVLPLGAKFASDAGIVSVNWLILSYALQSIGELMISGLGLAMVAQLVPQRLMGFIMGSWFLTTAGAAIIAGKIANLMAVPSDVTDPLQSLHVYGDVFLQIGIATAVIAVLMMLTAPKLNRMTQDDDTTAKASKTATA, encoded by the coding sequence GTGTCTACTGCAAACAATAAACCAGCTGAGGAAAGCGTAAGTCTTAACGCTTTCAAACAACCGAAATCGTTCTATCTCATTTTCTCCATTGAGCTGTGGGAACGTTTCGGTTACTACGGTCTGCAAGGGATCATGGCGGTTTACCTGGTTAAACAACTGGGTATGTCCGAAGCTGATTCCATCACGCTGTTCTCTTCTTTCAGTGCTCTGGTGTACGGTCTGGTCGCGATTGGCGGCTGGCTGGGCGATAAAGTACTGGGAACCAAACGTGTCATTCTGCTGGGCGCCATCGTTCTGGCGATCGGTTACGGTCTGGTTGCCTGGTCTGGTCATGATGCCGGTGTGGTGTACATGGGTATGGCGACCATCGCGGTCGGTAACGGCCTGTTCAAGGCGAACCCATCTTCCCTGCTCTCGACCTGCTATAACAAAGATGATCCCCGTCTCGATGGCGCATTTACCATGTACTACATGGCCATCAACATCGGTTCCTTCTTCTCTATGCTGGCGACCCCGTGGCTGGCAGCGAAATTCGGCTGGAGCGTGGCGTTTGCCCTGAGCTTCGTCGGGATGCTGATCACCGTGGTGAACTTCCTGTTCTGCCGCAGCTGGGTGAAGGACTACGGTTCCAAGCCTGACTTTGCGCCGGTACAGATGGGCAAACTGCTGGCGACCATCGTCGGCGTGGTGATTCTGGTTGCCGTTGCCACCTGGCTGCTGCACAACCAGGGTATCGCGCGTGCGGTGCTGGGCGTGGTTGCGCTGGGTATCGTCTGTATCTTCGCCAAAGAAGCCTTTGCCATGCAGGGCGCAGCACGTCGTAAGATGATTGTTGCCTTCATCCTGATGGTTGAAGCCATTGTCTTCTTCGTCCTGTACAGCCAGATGCCAACGTCCCTGAACTTCTTCGCTATCCGTAACGTTGAGCACTCTATCCTCGGCATCGCGTTCGAACCTGAGCAGTTCCAGGCCCTGAACCCGTTCTGGATCATGATTGGTAGCCCGATTCTGGCCGCTATCTATAACAAGATGGGCGACCGCCTGCCGATGCCGCACAAGTTCGCGGTGGGTATGGTGCTGTGCTCCGGTGCCTTCCTGGTGCTGCCGCTGGGCGCGAAATTCGCCAGCGACGCCGGTATCGTCTCCGTTAACTGGCTGATCCTGAGCTACGCCCTGCAGTCTATCGGTGAGCTGATGATTTCCGGTCTGGGTCTGGCGATGGTTGCACAGCTGGTGCCACAGCGTCTGATGGGCTTCATCATGGGTAGCTGGTTCCTGACCACTGCCGGTGCAGCGATCATCGCCGGTAAGATTGCTAACCTGATGGCCGTGCCATCTGACGTAACCGACCCGCTGCAGTCTCTGCATGTCTACGGTGACGTATTCCTGCAGATTGGTATCGCCACCGCGGTTATCGCCGTGCTGATGATGCTGACCGCACCGAAACTGAATCGCATGACTCAGGACGACGACACTACCGCAAAAGCGAGCAAAACCGCGACCGCGTAA
- the rsxA gene encoding electron transport complex subunit RsxA — translation MTDYLLLFVGTVLVNNFVLVKFLGLCPFMGVSKKLETAMGMGLATTFVMTLASICAWWIDTWILIPLGLTYLRTLAFILVIAVVVQFTEMVVRKTSPALYRLLGIFLPLITTNCAVLGVALLNINLGHNFLQSALYGFSAAVGFSLVMVLFAAIRERLVAADIPAPFRGNAIALVTAGLMSLAFMGFSGLVKL, via the coding sequence ATGACCGATTACTTACTGCTCTTTGTCGGCACGGTGCTGGTAAACAACTTCGTCCTCGTGAAGTTCCTTGGCCTGTGTCCGTTTATGGGCGTGTCCAAAAAGCTGGAAACCGCGATGGGGATGGGGCTGGCAACCACCTTCGTGATGACCCTTGCCTCGATCTGCGCCTGGTGGATTGACACCTGGATCCTGATCCCCCTCGGTCTGACCTACCTGCGCACGCTGGCCTTTATTCTGGTTATCGCGGTGGTGGTACAGTTCACCGAAATGGTGGTGCGTAAAACCAGCCCGGCGTTATACCGTCTGCTCGGCATCTTCCTGCCGCTGATCACCACTAACTGTGCGGTGCTCGGCGTGGCGCTGCTCAACATTAACCTTGGGCACAATTTCCTGCAGTCGGCGCTGTACGGCTTTTCGGCTGCGGTCGGCTTCTCGCTGGTGATGGTACTGTTTGCGGCGATCCGCGAACGCCTGGTCGCTGCCGATATCCCGGCACCGTTTCGCGGTAACGCTATCGCGCTGGTTACCGCCGGTCTTATGTCTCTGGCCTTTATGGGCTTTAGTGGTCTGGTGAAGTTGTAA
- a CDS encoding electron transport complex subunit E gives MSQVKEVIVQGLWKNNSALVQLLGMCPLLAVTSTATNALGLGLATTLVLTLTNLSISALRRWTPSEIRIPIYVMIIASVVSVVQMLINAYAFGLYQSLGIFIPLIVTNCIVVGRAEAFAVKNDPLISALDGFSIGMGATGAMFVLGSMREILGNGTLFDGADALLGGWAKSLRIEVFHTDTPFLLAMLPPGAFIGLGMMLAVKYLIDEKRKRRAAARSVEEGIPEKAS, from the coding sequence ATGAGCCAGGTTAAAGAGGTTATCGTCCAGGGTCTGTGGAAGAACAACTCCGCTCTGGTACAGCTGCTGGGGATGTGTCCGCTGCTGGCCGTCACCTCGACCGCCACTAACGCGCTCGGTCTGGGTCTGGCCACCACGCTGGTGCTGACCCTGACCAACCTGTCGATCTCGGCCCTGCGTCGCTGGACGCCGTCAGAAATCCGTATTCCGATCTACGTGATGATCATCGCCTCGGTGGTGAGCGTCGTGCAGATGCTGATCAACGCCTACGCCTTTGGCCTCTATCAGTCGCTGGGGATCTTTATCCCGCTGATCGTGACCAACTGTATCGTGGTCGGCCGCGCCGAAGCCTTTGCGGTGAAGAACGACCCGCTGATCTCAGCCCTTGATGGCTTTTCCATTGGCATGGGGGCCACCGGGGCGATGTTCGTGCTGGGCTCGATGCGTGAAATCCTCGGCAATGGCACCCTTTTCGACGGCGCAGACGCGCTGCTAGGCGGCTGGGCGAAATCACTGCGCATTGAGGTGTTCCACACCGATACGCCGTTCCTGCTGGCGATGCTGCCACCGGGCGCGTTTATTGGCCTCGGCATGATGCTGGCGGTAAAATACCTGATTGATGAGAAACGTAAGCGCCGCGCTGCTGCACGCAGCGTAGAGGAAGGGATCCCTGAGAAGGCCTCATGA
- the gstA gene encoding glutathione transferase GstA: MKLFYKPGACSLASHITLRESGKDFTLNGVDLMKKRLENGDDFFAVNPKGQVPALLLEDGTLLTEGVAIMQYLADGVADRQLLAPTGSIARYKTLEWMNYIATELHKGFTPLFRPDTPEEYKPTVRALLEKKLQYVNESLKDEQWICGQRFTIADAYLFTVLRWARAVKLNMEGLSHIDAYMQRMAERPAVAAALEAEGLK, translated from the coding sequence ATGAAACTGTTCTATAAACCAGGCGCCTGCTCTCTTGCCTCCCATATTACGCTGCGCGAGAGCGGTAAAGACTTCACCCTCAACGGGGTGGATCTGATGAAGAAGCGTCTGGAAAACGGCGATGATTTTTTCGCGGTGAATCCTAAAGGCCAGGTCCCGGCCCTGCTGCTGGAAGACGGTACCCTGCTGACCGAAGGGGTGGCGATCATGCAATACCTGGCGGATGGCGTCGCGGATCGCCAGCTGCTGGCCCCAACCGGCAGCATCGCCCGCTATAAAACCCTCGAATGGATGAACTACATCGCCACCGAGCTGCACAAAGGCTTCACCCCGCTGTTCCGCCCGGATACCCCGGAAGAGTACAAGCCGACCGTACGCGCCCTGCTGGAGAAAAAGCTGCAGTATGTGAACGAGTCGCTGAAAGACGAGCAGTGGATCTGCGGTCAGCGCTTTACCATTGCCGATGCCTATCTGTTTACCGTTCTGCGCTGGGCGCGGGCCGTGAAGCTGAACATGGAAGGGTTGAGCCATATTGACGCGTATATGCAGCGTATGGCGGAGCGTCCTGCCGTAGCGGCAGCGCTGGAAGCGGAAGGGTTGAAGTAA
- the nth gene encoding endonuclease III, which translates to MNKEKRLTILQRLRDNNPHPTTELNFTSPFELLIAVLLSAQATDVSVNKATAKLYPVANTPQAMLELGVEGVKSYIKTIGLFNSKAENVIKTCRMLLELHGGEVPEDRAALEALPGVGRKTANVVLNTAFGWPTIAVDTHIFRVCNRTNFAPGKNVELVEEKLLKVVPAEFKVDCHHWFILHGRYTCIARKPRCGSCIIEDLCEYKEKTDL; encoded by the coding sequence ATGAACAAAGAGAAGCGTTTAACCATTTTGCAGCGCCTGCGGGATAACAACCCGCACCCGACGACCGAACTGAACTTTACCTCGCCGTTTGAACTGCTGATCGCAGTCCTGCTCTCTGCGCAGGCCACTGACGTGAGCGTGAATAAAGCCACCGCGAAGCTCTATCCCGTCGCCAACACGCCGCAGGCGATGCTGGAGCTGGGCGTAGAGGGCGTCAAATCCTATATCAAGACAATCGGCCTGTTTAACAGCAAAGCCGAGAACGTAATCAAGACCTGCCGTATGCTGCTGGAGCTGCACGGTGGTGAGGTGCCGGAAGATCGTGCCGCGCTGGAAGCCCTGCCCGGCGTAGGGCGTAAAACCGCCAACGTGGTGCTGAATACCGCCTTTGGCTGGCCAACGATAGCCGTGGATACCCATATCTTCCGCGTCTGTAACCGCACCAATTTCGCCCCCGGCAAGAACGTCGAACTGGTGGAAGAGAAGCTTCTGAAGGTGGTTCCGGCGGAGTTTAAGGTCGATTGCCATCACTGGTTTATCCTCCATGGGCGCTATACGTGCATCGCGCGGAAACCGCGCTGCGGCTCCTGCATTATCGAAGATCTCTGTGAATATAAAGAGAAAACCGACCTCTGA
- the rsxB gene encoding electron transport complex subunit RsxB, with the protein MNAIWIAIAAISVLGLLFGIILGYASRRFAVEDDPIVEKIDELLPQSQCGQCGFPGCRPYAEAVGNGGEKINRCAPGGEAVMLKIAALLNVDPQPVDGDESAQEPVRMLAVIDEPNCIGCTKCIQACPVDAIVGATRAMHTVIEDLCTGCNLCVAPCPTQCIELRPVATTTDSWKWDLQAIPVRNIPVEQHA; encoded by the coding sequence ATGAATGCAATCTGGATCGCCATCGCAGCCATCAGCGTACTGGGGCTGCTTTTTGGCATCATTCTCGGTTACGCCTCGCGCCGCTTCGCGGTGGAGGACGATCCGATCGTTGAAAAAATTGATGAGCTGCTGCCGCAAAGCCAGTGCGGACAGTGCGGCTTTCCTGGCTGTCGCCCGTACGCCGAGGCGGTAGGCAACGGCGGGGAGAAAATTAACCGCTGTGCGCCCGGTGGCGAAGCGGTGATGCTGAAGATTGCCGCGCTGCTGAACGTTGATCCGCAGCCGGTCGACGGCGACGAAAGCGCGCAGGAGCCGGTTCGCATGCTGGCGGTGATCGATGAACCTAACTGCATCGGCTGCACCAAATGTATTCAGGCCTGCCCGGTGGATGCCATCGTCGGTGCCACGCGCGCCATGCACACCGTGATTGAGGATCTGTGTACCGGCTGTAATCTCTGCGTCGCTCCCTGCCCGACCCAGTGTATTGAGTTACGCCCGGTAGCGACAACGACCGACAGCTGGAAATGGGATCTTCAGGCCATTCCGGTTCGCAATATTCCTGTGGAACAACATGCTTAA
- a CDS encoding oxidoreductase, with translation MSDKIRVGLIGYGYASKTFHAPLIDGTPGMELAAISSSDATKVHADWPTVPVVSEPKHLFNDPTIDLIVIPTPNDTHFPLAKAALEAGKHVVVDKPFTVTLSQARELDALAKSLGKLLSVFHNRRWDSDFLTLKALIADGSLGEVAFFESHFDRFRPQVRNRWREQAGPGSGIWYDLAPHLLDQAVNLFGLPVSLNVDLAQLRPGAQATDYFHAVLSYPQRRVVLHGTMMAAAESARYIVHGTRASYVKFGLDPQEDRLKNGERLPQEDWGYDMRDGVLTRVEGEERVEETWLTLPGNYPAYYAGIRDALNGDGENPVPASQAIQIMELIELGIESAKHRATLCLA, from the coding sequence ATGAGCGATAAAATCCGTGTTGGATTAATAGGTTATGGTTATGCGAGTAAAACGTTTCATGCCCCGCTGATTGATGGCACTCCGGGGATGGAGCTGGCGGCAATTTCCAGCAGCGATGCAACGAAAGTGCATGCCGACTGGCCGACGGTCCCGGTGGTATCCGAGCCAAAGCATCTGTTTAACGATCCCACTATCGATTTGATCGTCATCCCGACACCAAATGACACCCACTTCCCGCTGGCAAAAGCGGCCCTGGAAGCCGGCAAGCATGTGGTCGTGGATAAACCCTTTACCGTGACACTGTCACAGGCCCGTGAGCTGGATGCGCTGGCGAAAAGCCTCGGCAAGCTGCTCTCCGTGTTCCATAACCGCCGTTGGGACAGCGATTTCCTGACCCTGAAGGCATTGATCGCCGATGGCTCCCTCGGGGAAGTGGCCTTCTTCGAATCCCATTTTGACCGTTTTCGTCCGCAGGTACGTAACCGCTGGCGCGAGCAGGCGGGCCCGGGCAGCGGCATCTGGTACGATCTGGCCCCGCATCTCCTCGACCAGGCCGTTAACCTGTTCGGCCTGCCGGTGAGTCTGAACGTCGATCTGGCCCAGCTGCGCCCTGGCGCGCAGGCTACCGACTACTTCCACGCCGTGCTGAGCTACCCGCAGCGTCGCGTGGTACTGCATGGCACCATGATGGCGGCAGCGGAATCCGCGCGCTATATCGTGCACGGCACCCGCGCCAGCTACGTGAAGTTTGGTCTCGACCCGCAGGAAGATCGTCTGAAAAACGGCGAACGTCTGCCGCAGGAAGACTGGGGCTACGACATGCGTGACGGCGTGCTGACCCGCGTCGAAGGGGAAGAGCGTGTGGAAGAGACCTGGCTGACGCTGCCGGGTAACTATCCGGCCTATTATGCCGGGATCCGCGATGCGCTGAACGGCGACGGTGAAAACCCGGTTCCGGCAAGCCAGGCGATCCAGATTATGGAGCTGATTGAGCTGGGGATTGAGTCCGCGAAGCATCGCGCGACCTTATGTCTCGCTTAA
- a CDS encoding DUF2569 domain-containing protein: MTTTAGERIGGWLLAPLAWLLVALLSASLALVLYSTALISPHALKTLGAQNTINIVMWFISFAFAIAMWYYTLWLTIAFFKRRRSVPKHYIIWLLVSVLLAVKAFAFSPVSDALAVRQLLFPLLVTALFVPYFKRSARVKNTFVNP; this comes from the coding sequence ATGACCACAACGGCTGGAGAAAGAATTGGCGGCTGGTTACTGGCTCCGCTTGCCTGGCTGCTGGTGGCATTATTAAGCGCCTCGCTGGCACTGGTACTTTACTCTACGGCGTTAATTTCGCCGCACGCGTTAAAAACGCTGGGCGCGCAAAATACCATTAATATTGTCATGTGGTTTATTTCTTTCGCCTTTGCGATTGCCATGTGGTACTACACGCTGTGGCTGACCATTGCGTTTTTTAAACGCCGTAGGTCTGTACCTAAACACTATATTATCTGGCTGCTTGTCTCTGTATTACTGGCCGTTAAAGCCTTCGCATTTTCGCCGGTCTCCGATGCGCTGGCGGTCCGTCAGTTACTATTCCCCCTGCTGGTGACCGCGCTGTTTGTGCCCTACTTTAAGCGCTCGGCACGCGTAAAGAACACCTTTGTGAACCCGTAA
- the rsxC gene encoding electron transport complex subunit RsxC, which yields MLKLFSAFRKEKIWDFDGGIHPPEMKTQSSGTPLRQIPLANRFVIPLKQHIGAEGELCVKVGDRVLRGQPLTFGRGRMLPVHAPTSGTVAAIAPHTVAHPSALSELCVVIDADGEDRWIERDGWSDFRSRSREELIARIHQSGVAGLGGAGFPTGNKLQGGGDKIQTLIINAAECEPYITADDRLMQDCAAQIVEGIRILAHVLQPKEVLIGIEDNKPQAISMLRAVLAGSHDISLRVIPTKYPSGGAKQLTQILTGKQVPHGGRSSDIGVLMQNVGTAYAVKRAVVDGEPLTERVVTLTGEAVSRPGNVWARLGTPVRHLLDQAGFCPSAEQMVIMGGPLMGFTLPWLDVPVVKITNCLLAPSVSEMGEEQEEKGCIRCSACADACPADLLPQQLYWFSKGQIHDKAKSHNLADCIECGACAWVCPSNIPLVQYFRVEKAEIYAIAQEEKRAADAKARFEARQQRLEREKAAREERHKKAAVQPAAKDQDAINAALARVREKKATAAQDVVIPAGQRPDNSDAIAAREARKAEARARQAEKAQTSAAQPETDPRKAAVEAAIARAKARKAAPPEETQAEAAPVDPRKAAVEAAIARAKARKAAQPGDIQIEQTPVDPRKAAVEAAIARAKARKAAQSGEVQAEPTPVDPRKAAVEAAIARAKARKAAQQEEEPAANDDPRKAAVAAAIARVQAKKAAQKAVNED from the coding sequence ATGCTTAAGTTATTTTCTGCCTTCAGAAAAGAGAAGATCTGGGATTTCGACGGCGGTATTCATCCGCCGGAGATGAAAACCCAGTCCAGCGGCACGCCGCTGCGCCAGATCCCGCTGGCCAACCGTTTTGTTATCCCCCTGAAACAGCACATCGGTGCTGAGGGCGAGCTGTGCGTGAAGGTCGGCGACCGCGTGTTGCGCGGCCAGCCGCTGACCTTCGGCCGCGGCCGTATGCTGCCGGTTCATGCCCCGACCTCCGGCACCGTGGCGGCGATTGCCCCGCACACCGTGGCCCACCCTTCCGCCCTCTCCGAGCTGTGCGTGGTGATTGACGCCGACGGCGAAGATCGCTGGATTGAACGCGACGGCTGGAGCGATTTCCGCAGCCGCAGCCGGGAAGAGCTGATTGCACGCATCCACCAGTCTGGCGTCGCCGGTCTGGGCGGGGCGGGCTTCCCGACCGGCAACAAACTGCAGGGCGGTGGCGACAAGATCCAGACTCTGATTATCAACGCCGCCGAGTGTGAGCCGTACATCACCGCCGACGATCGTCTGATGCAGGACTGCGCCGCGCAGATCGTCGAAGGCATCCGCATCCTCGCCCATGTTCTGCAGCCGAAAGAGGTGCTGATCGGCATTGAAGACAACAAGCCGCAGGCCATCTCTATGCTTCGTGCGGTGCTGGCCGGCAGCCACGATATCAGCCTGCGGGTGATCCCGACCAAATATCCTTCCGGCGGTGCGAAGCAGCTGACCCAGATTTTAACCGGCAAGCAGGTTCCGCATGGCGGCCGCTCTTCGGATATCGGCGTGCTGATGCAGAACGTCGGCACCGCCTATGCGGTGAAGCGCGCGGTCGTGGACGGCGAGCCGTTGACCGAGCGTGTCGTGACCCTGACCGGGGAAGCCGTCAGCCGTCCCGGCAACGTCTGGGCACGTCTGGGCACCCCGGTGCGTCATCTGCTGGATCAGGCCGGTTTCTGCCCGAGCGCCGAGCAGATGGTGATCATGGGCGGGCCGCTGATGGGCTTTACCCTGCCGTGGCTGGATGTTCCGGTGGTGAAAATCACTAACTGCCTGCTGGCTCCGTCCGTCAGCGAGATGGGCGAAGAGCAGGAAGAGAAAGGCTGCATTCGCTGCAGCGCCTGCGCCGACGCCTGTCCGGCGGATCTGCTGCCCCAGCAGCTGTACTGGTTCAGCAAAGGGCAGATCCACGATAAAGCGAAATCCCATAACCTGGCCGACTGCATTGAATGCGGTGCCTGCGCCTGGGTTTGTCCGAGCAATATTCCGCTGGTGCAGTACTTCCGCGTTGAGAAGGCCGAAATATATGCCATCGCGCAGGAAGAGAAACGCGCTGCCGACGCCAAAGCGCGCTTTGAAGCACGCCAGCAGCGCCTGGAGCGCGAGAAAGCCGCCCGCGAAGAGCGTCATAAGAAAGCAGCGGTACAGCCTGCAGCGAAAGATCAGGATGCCATCAATGCGGCCCTGGCTCGCGTGCGGGAGAAGAAAGCCACCGCCGCGCAGGACGTGGTGATCCCGGCCGGACAGCGCCCGGATAACAGCGACGCCATTGCCGCCCGCGAAGCACGTAAAGCCGAGGCCCGCGCCCGTCAGGCGGAAAAAGCCCAGACCAGCGCCGCGCAGCCAGAGACCGATCCGCGTAAAGCCGCCGTCGAGGCCGCTATCGCCCGGGCGAAAGCGCGTAAAGCCGCGCCGCCGGAGGAGACTCAGGCCGAGGCTGCCCCGGTCGATCCGCGTAAAGCGGCCGTCGAAGCGGCCATAGCTCGTGCGAAAGCCCGCAAAGCGGCCCAGCCGGGCGATATTCAGATCGAACAGACCCCGGTCGACCCGCGCAAAGCCGCCGTCGAAGCGGCCATTGCCCGCGCGAAAGCCCGCAAAGCGGCCCAGTCCGGGGAAGTCCAGGCAGAACCGACACCCGTCGATCCGCGTAAAGCCGCGGTCGAAGCCGCCATCGCCCGTGCGAAGGCACGTAAAGCGGCACAACAGGAAGAAGAACCGGCAGCCAATGACGATCCACGCAAAGCGGCAGTTGCGGCCGCCATTGCGCGCGTTCAGGCGAAGAAAGCCGCACAGAAGGCAGTTAACGAGGATTAA